Proteins encoded in a region of the Streptomyces sp. PCS3-D2 genome:
- a CDS encoding MFS transporter, with the protein MIGGSLGNLVEWYDWFVYASFAIYFADSFFPGDNPTTQLMNTAGIFAVGFLMRPVGGWILGRAADRHGRKSALTLTVTMMSVAALLIAVAPTYGQAGSFGALVLLLARLLQGMSIGGEYAASATYLTEASARNRRGLGSSFQYVSMTCGQLLGLGILITLQHTLTTDELETWGWRIPFVLGALFAVVVFWLRRRLQETDAFREEADAGGAAHDESARGTLRALWQYRRQAGLVMALTLGGTVAYYTYTTYLTKYLVGSAGMEKKTATLVSFTALTLFAVLQPFAGMLSDRIGRRPLLITFAVGCTVGTYPIMTALGSASSYWSALGLSLLALVVITGYTSINAAVKAELFPTRVRALGVALPYAIANALFGGTAEYVALWFKDSGHETMFFWYVSGCALVSLVAYVFMPDTRDAALSRAEAEADGADRAGDRGDPAAAPAQAVR; encoded by the coding sequence CTGATCGGCGGCTCGCTCGGCAACCTCGTCGAGTGGTACGACTGGTTCGTCTACGCCAGCTTCGCGATCTACTTCGCCGACTCCTTCTTCCCCGGCGACAACCCGACCACGCAGTTGATGAACACCGCAGGCATCTTCGCGGTCGGCTTCCTGATGCGCCCCGTCGGCGGCTGGATCCTGGGCCGCGCCGCCGACCGTCACGGACGCAAGAGCGCGCTCACGCTCACCGTCACCATGATGTCGGTCGCCGCGCTGCTCATCGCCGTCGCACCGACCTACGGTCAGGCCGGCTCCTTCGGCGCGCTGGTGCTGCTTCTCGCCCGCCTGCTCCAGGGGATGAGCATCGGCGGCGAGTACGCCGCCAGCGCCACCTACCTGACCGAGGCCTCCGCCCGCAACCGGCGCGGCCTCGGCTCGTCCTTCCAGTACGTGTCGATGACCTGCGGGCAGCTGCTGGGCCTGGGCATCCTGATCACCCTGCAGCACACGCTCACCACGGACGAGTTGGAGACCTGGGGCTGGCGGATCCCCTTCGTCCTCGGGGCGCTCTTCGCGGTGGTCGTCTTCTGGCTGCGGCGCCGACTCCAGGAGACCGACGCCTTCCGGGAGGAGGCGGATGCCGGCGGGGCGGCGCACGACGAGAGTGCGCGCGGCACGCTGAGGGCCCTGTGGCAGTACCGGCGGCAGGCCGGCCTGGTCATGGCCCTGACCCTCGGCGGCACCGTGGCCTACTACACCTACACCACCTACCTGACCAAGTACCTGGTCGGCAGCGCGGGCATGGAGAAGAAGACCGCCACCCTGGTCAGTTTCACCGCGTTGACCCTCTTCGCCGTACTCCAGCCCTTCGCCGGGATGCTGTCCGACCGGATCGGCCGCCGCCCCCTGCTGATCACCTTCGCGGTGGGCTGCACGGTCGGCACGTACCCGATCATGACGGCGCTCGGGTCGGCGTCCTCGTACTGGTCCGCGCTCGGCCTGTCCCTGCTGGCCCTTGTCGTCATCACCGGCTACACGTCCATCAACGCGGCGGTCAAGGCGGAACTGTTCCCCACCCGGGTGCGCGCCCTGGGGGTGGCCCTGCCGTACGCCATCGCCAACGCGCTCTTCGGCGGGACCGCGGAGTACGTGGCGCTCTGGTTCAAGGACAGCGGCCACGAGACCATGTTCTTCTGGTACGTCTCCGGGTGCGCGCTGGTCTCTCTCGTGGCCTACGTCTTCATGCCGGACACCCGCGACGCGGCCCTCAGCCGGGCCGAGGCCGAGGCGGACGGCGCGGACCGGGCGGGCGACCGGGGAGACCCGGCCGCTGCTCCCGCCCAAGCCGTGCGCTGA
- a CDS encoding response regulator transcription factor codes for MHALLVEDDDRMARALGTALVRRGHTVRRVARAQDALRHAREAEFVLLDLGLPDLDGIELLRRLRTVCGVPLIVVTARCEERDVVQGLRAGADDYVVKPFRMAELMARIDSVRRRTDAHVDRVAPDTGTGTVRRGDVEVDPASRTVTVAGTEVRLTRREFDVLALLAARPDEVRSREEILDRVWGDVFLAASRSLDVHVAGIRAKTGRSGLVRTVRGYGYQLGGER; via the coding sequence ATGCACGCTCTCCTCGTCGAGGACGACGACAGGATGGCCCGGGCGCTGGGCACCGCGCTCGTCCGGCGCGGGCACACCGTCCGCCGGGTCGCGCGGGCCCAGGACGCACTGCGCCACGCCCGCGAGGCCGAGTTCGTCCTGCTCGACCTCGGGCTGCCCGACCTGGACGGGATAGAGCTGCTCCGGCGGCTGCGGACCGTGTGCGGCGTGCCGCTGATCGTGGTGACCGCGCGCTGCGAGGAGCGGGACGTCGTACAGGGGCTGCGGGCGGGCGCCGACGACTACGTCGTCAAGCCGTTCCGGATGGCGGAGCTGATGGCCCGGATCGACAGCGTCCGGCGCCGCACCGACGCACACGTCGACCGCGTCGCCCCGGACACGGGAACGGGCACGGTACGCCGCGGCGATGTGGAGGTGGATCCGGCGAGCCGCACGGTCACCGTTGCGGGTACCGAAGTACGACTGACCCGGCGGGAGTTCGACGTCCTGGCCCTCCTGGCCGCCCGACCGGACGAGGTGCGTTCCCGCGAGGAGATCCTGGACCGCGTCTGGGGCGACGTCTTCCTCGCCGCCTCCCGCTCGCTGGACGTCCACGTGGCCGGGATCCGCGCCAAGACCGGCCGATCCGGACTCGTGCGTACCGTCCGCGGGTACGGCTACCAGCTCGGCGGGGAGCGGTGA
- a CDS encoding HAMP domain-containing sensor histidine kinase: MRRRLLAVLTTLMGVAALLLCLPFAEGYARGRTEHLLLQRRSEAVRFAGLAERMRTEADRAELAAEIGRYAELYGAGVVVVDSAGATSARAGAAPGAGVAEALGRALTGRSTERLPTLRPWGPGTVVLAEPVGRDERVSGAVLLAVPTDTARRDVTVRWTLIAAGALAAFATAALVAAGIARWLVRPLLDLDRAVERLAAGSLRARAGSDTGPPELRRLRQHFNAMAEAVADSIGRQRDFVADASHQLRNPLATLVLQLENVEPHIAPGPGLAEHARALDEAERLEELLDGLLALARVESGTAEPTDQDVSHAVRHRVVAWDPVFRAAGLELSAAGVPDGLWAHALPDAAGRILDALLDNAVKFVPSGGHVTVEASRQADGSALVRVADDGPGVPEEQLDLLLRRFARSPAHQNVPGSGLGLAIADEIARVSAGRLELAANAPRGLVARLCLPPARDSRPVRGPEVRQP, translated from the coding sequence GTGAGGCGCAGGCTCCTCGCCGTTCTGACGACGCTCATGGGCGTCGCGGCGCTGCTCCTGTGCCTCCCGTTCGCCGAGGGGTACGCCCGCGGTCGGACCGAGCATCTGCTGCTCCAGCGGCGCTCCGAGGCCGTGCGCTTCGCCGGCCTCGCGGAGCGGATGCGTACCGAGGCCGACCGGGCGGAGCTGGCGGCCGAGATCGGCCGGTACGCCGAGCTGTACGGCGCGGGCGTGGTGGTGGTCGACTCGGCCGGCGCGACGTCGGCGCGGGCCGGGGCGGCGCCGGGCGCCGGGGTGGCGGAGGCGCTCGGGCGGGCACTGACCGGCCGTTCCACCGAGCGGCTCCCGACCCTGCGCCCGTGGGGGCCGGGGACCGTCGTGCTCGCCGAGCCGGTGGGCCGCGACGAGCGCGTCAGCGGCGCGGTCCTGCTGGCGGTCCCCACCGATACCGCCCGCCGGGACGTCACGGTCCGCTGGACGCTCATCGCCGCCGGGGCGCTCGCCGCGTTCGCGACGGCCGCCCTGGTCGCCGCGGGAATCGCCCGCTGGCTGGTGCGGCCGCTCCTGGACCTGGACCGGGCGGTGGAACGGCTGGCGGCCGGCAGCCTGCGGGCCCGGGCCGGATCGGACACCGGCCCTCCCGAACTGCGGCGCCTGCGGCAGCACTTCAACGCCATGGCCGAGGCCGTGGCCGACTCCATCGGCCGTCAGCGCGACTTCGTCGCCGACGCCTCCCACCAGCTGCGCAATCCGCTCGCGACGCTGGTGCTGCAGCTGGAGAACGTCGAACCGCACATCGCCCCCGGACCGGGCCTCGCCGAGCACGCCCGCGCCCTGGACGAGGCGGAGCGCCTGGAGGAACTGCTCGACGGTCTGCTGGCGCTGGCGCGCGTCGAGTCCGGCACGGCCGAGCCGACGGACCAGGACGTGTCGCACGCGGTACGGCACCGGGTGGTGGCCTGGGACCCGGTCTTCCGCGCGGCGGGGCTGGAACTGTCGGCCGCCGGTGTACCGGACGGCCTGTGGGCGCACGCCCTGCCCGACGCAGCCGGCCGGATCCTGGACGCGCTCCTGGACAACGCGGTCAAGTTCGTGCCGTCCGGCGGACACGTCACGGTGGAGGCCTCCCGGCAGGCGGACGGAAGCGCGCTGGTCCGGGTCGCGGACGACGGTCCGGGCGTGCCCGAGGAGCAACTGGATCTGCTGCTGCGGCGGTTCGCCCGCTCCCCCGCGCACCAGAACGTCCCCGGCAGCGGGCTGGGCCTGGCCATCGCCGACGAGATCGCCCGGGTCAGCGCCGGCCGCCTCGAACTCGCCGCGAACGCCCCACGCGGCCTGGTCGCGCGTCTGTGCCTGCCGCCGGCCCGGGACTCCCGGCCGGTGCGTGGGCCGGAGGTGCGGCAGCCCTGA
- a CDS encoding TAXI family TRAP transporter solute-binding subunit codes for MNRPSRRAVLAAGLGATATALAGCSRHPRPVRRLRLATGPEGGPYNAFGKALALAVGASGLPLEIVPVSTAASVDNLRGLDEGSAELALAMADAAEDAVLGRDSFPTPAAGVTALARVYVNYTHLAVPAGGPVHAVADLAGRPVAAGAPGSGVRVVAQRVLRAAAPAGGAAPADERPLGLAPSVAALRDGAVDALFWSGGVPTPSLSALARELPLRFLPLDAYVGPLRARHAPVYTAVTLPAGVYGLTDPVGTIGVGNYLLARADVAEGVVRDLLRVVFDRWRDLLREVTAGARLEPRFAISTGRVPLHPGAAAYYRAVYG; via the coding sequence ATGAACCGACCGTCTCGCCGCGCCGTGCTGGCCGCCGGGCTCGGCGCCACCGCGACGGCGCTCGCCGGGTGCTCGCGGCACCCCCGCCCCGTCCGGCGGCTGCGGCTCGCGACGGGTCCGGAGGGCGGCCCGTACAACGCCTTCGGCAAGGCCCTGGCGCTCGCTGTCGGGGCGAGCGGCCTGCCGCTGGAGATCGTCCCCGTCAGTACGGCGGCGAGTGTGGACAACCTGCGCGGCCTCGACGAGGGATCCGCGGAGCTGGCCCTGGCCATGGCGGACGCCGCCGAGGACGCCGTCCTCGGGCGGGACTCCTTCCCCACGCCCGCGGCGGGGGTGACGGCGCTGGCCCGCGTCTACGTCAACTACACCCACCTCGCCGTCCCGGCCGGCGGCCCGGTCCATGCGGTGGCGGACCTCGCCGGGCGCCCGGTCGCGGCCGGGGCACCGGGCTCGGGGGTACGGGTGGTCGCCCAGCGGGTCCTGCGGGCGGCCGCACCGGCCGGCGGAGCCGCACCGGCCGACGAACGCCCCCTGGGCCTCGCCCCGTCGGTCGCCGCGCTGCGCGACGGCGCGGTCGACGCGCTGTTCTGGTCCGGGGGCGTGCCCACACCGTCCCTGTCCGCACTGGCACGCGAACTGCCCCTGCGCTTCCTGCCGCTGGACGCCTACGTGGGGCCGCTGCGGGCCCGCCACGCACCGGTCTACACGGCGGTCACCCTGCCGGCCGGGGTCTACGGGCTGACCGATCCGGTCGGCACCATCGGTGTCGGCAACTACCTCCTGGCCCGTGCCGACGTGGCCGAGGGCGTCGTGCGGGACCTCTTGCGGGTGGTCTTCGACCGCTGGCGCGACCTCCTGCGGGAGGTGACCGCCGGTGCCCGCCTGGAGCCGCGCTTCGCCATCTCGACCGGACGCGTCCCCCTCCACCCGGGCGCGGCTGCGTACTACCGAGCGGTCTACGGCTGA
- a CDS encoding tRNA-dependent cyclodipeptide synthase has product MTTATEVFTVRPYTPHCQVINDEGDHAVIGISPGNSYFSAQRVLDLAQWGMRNFAQVDLIYTDMHVAEMYEALGYGEDEARRKAVKNLRGVRAKVNNAAAEADPTGVRLRARPMSSLTDIPAYRTLHSHLINLLDIDAEFRETCNCLVDAFLSSKVLNGKAATARQREVCLEYVCAEAPLFLDTPAILGVPSSLNCYHQLLPMAELLYSRGSGLRASRNQGHAVITPAEGDSDAR; this is encoded by the coding sequence TTGACGACAGCGACCGAAGTCTTCACAGTCCGGCCATACACCCCGCACTGCCAGGTGATCAACGACGAGGGCGATCACGCCGTCATCGGCATCTCGCCCGGCAACAGCTATTTCTCAGCACAGCGTGTCCTCGATCTCGCCCAGTGGGGCATGCGCAACTTCGCGCAGGTCGACCTCATCTACACCGACATGCACGTCGCGGAGATGTACGAGGCCCTCGGATACGGCGAGGACGAAGCACGCCGCAAGGCGGTGAAGAACCTGCGCGGAGTCCGCGCCAAGGTCAACAACGCCGCCGCCGAGGCCGACCCCACCGGTGTCCGCCTCCGGGCGCGCCCGATGTCCTCCCTCACCGACATCCCGGCGTACCGCACACTCCACAGCCACCTGATCAACCTGCTCGACATCGATGCGGAGTTCCGCGAGACCTGCAACTGCCTTGTCGATGCGTTCCTTTCCTCGAAGGTGCTGAACGGGAAGGCCGCCACCGCCCGTCAGCGCGAGGTCTGCCTGGAATACGTCTGCGCGGAGGCGCCGCTGTTCCTGGACACGCCCGCCATCCTGGGCGTGCCCTCCTCCCTCAACTGCTACCACCAGCTCCTGCCCATGGCGGAACTGCTCTACTCGCGCGGCTCGGGGCTTCGCGCCTCACGCAACCAGGGCCACGCCGTCATCACCCCCGCCGAAGGAGATTCCGATGCCCGCTGA
- a CDS encoding cytochrome P450 has product MPADTLLDFPFSARGDQLPAEVEQLRSEPVKRVRTIAGDEAWLVSSHALCKQVLEDPRFSLKDTSAPGVPRQYALTIPPEVVNNMGNITGAGLRKAVLKAINPKTGNLTVWMREQANGLVDDLLRSGAPVDLRGRFTNPYAENLHCRILGIPEADAPRLAASLDIAFMNSACPVTGAKLNWDRDMAYMVERLDDPATTGLMAELAALREDPDYAHLTDEMLAVVGVTLFGAGVISTMGFLTMAIVSLLQNPDVWEQLRKAPEKIPAAVDELLRVNLSIADGLPRLALEDVTLGDVEVKKGELLLVLVEAANTDPAVYSDPHVFDIDRGNAGTHLSFGGGPHYCPATALGKRHTEIAIEVLLEKMPRLQLAVPFDQLVWRTRFMKRLPERLPVLW; this is encoded by the coding sequence ATGCCCGCTGACACCCTCCTCGACTTCCCGTTCTCCGCGCGCGGCGACCAGCTCCCGGCCGAGGTCGAGCAGCTGCGGAGTGAGCCGGTCAAGCGCGTCCGCACCATTGCGGGCGACGAGGCCTGGCTGGTCTCGTCCCATGCGCTCTGCAAGCAGGTCCTCGAGGATCCGCGTTTCAGCCTGAAGGACACCTCGGCCCCCGGCGTGCCCCGGCAGTACGCGCTGACGATCCCACCCGAGGTCGTCAACAACATGGGCAACATCACCGGCGCCGGCCTGCGCAAGGCCGTGCTCAAGGCGATCAACCCGAAGACCGGCAACCTCACCGTCTGGATGCGCGAGCAGGCGAACGGCCTCGTCGACGACCTCCTGCGCAGCGGTGCACCCGTCGACCTGCGCGGCCGGTTCACCAATCCGTACGCGGAGAACCTCCACTGCCGCATCCTCGGCATTCCGGAGGCCGACGCCCCGCGCCTGGCCGCCAGCCTCGACATCGCGTTCATGAACTCGGCCTGCCCCGTCACGGGCGCCAAGCTCAACTGGGACCGCGACATGGCCTACATGGTGGAGCGGCTCGACGACCCGGCCACCACCGGCCTGATGGCCGAGCTCGCCGCACTGCGCGAGGATCCCGACTACGCGCACCTGACGGACGAGATGCTGGCGGTCGTCGGCGTCACACTGTTCGGCGCCGGTGTCATCTCGACCATGGGGTTCCTGACCATGGCGATCGTCTCGCTCCTGCAGAACCCCGACGTGTGGGAGCAGCTGCGCAAGGCCCCGGAGAAGATCCCGGCCGCGGTGGACGAGCTCCTGCGCGTCAATCTGTCGATCGCGGACGGGCTGCCGCGCCTCGCGCTGGAGGACGTCACCCTCGGCGACGTCGAGGTGAAGAAGGGCGAACTGCTGCTCGTCCTGGTAGAGGCCGCCAACACCGACCCGGCCGTGTACTCCGACCCGCACGTCTTCGACATCGACCGCGGGAATGCCGGTACCCACCTGTCGTTCGGCGGCGGACCGCACTACTGCCCGGCCACCGCGCTCGGAAAGCGGCACACGGAGATCGCCATCGAGGTGCTGCTGGAGAAGATGCCCCGCCTGCAGCTGGCCGTGCCCTTCGACCAGCTCGTCTGGCGCACCCGGTTCATGAAGCGCCTGCCGGAGCGGCTCCCCGTCCTCTGGTAG
- a CDS encoding alpha/beta fold hydrolase, protein MSAPLAASPGASGSESAFTAPDGTRLAYRTHGTGDPLVCIPGGPADSAYLGELGGLSAHRRLVVLDLRGTGRSAVPRDASSYRSDRLADDIEALRAHLGLGRIDLLAHSAGANTAMQYAARHPDRVGRLALITPGTRAVGTVITGEARRELALLRSGEPWFPAAFAALEALIAGTGGDREAVGPFLYGRWDDEARRHHAAGSPDNPEAVALFGADGAFDPEATRAGLAALRAPVLLLAGEFDLNSPPGSVEACAQLFPDATLVVQPGAGHYPWLDDAARFTAAVAAFLG, encoded by the coding sequence ATGTCCGCACCACTAGCAGCATCCCCAGGCGCGTCCGGGTCCGAGTCGGCGTTCACCGCGCCCGACGGAACCCGCCTCGCCTACCGCACCCACGGCACCGGCGACCCGCTGGTCTGCATCCCCGGAGGCCCGGCGGATTCCGCCTACCTCGGCGAACTCGGCGGCCTGTCCGCCCACCGCCGCCTGGTCGTCCTGGACCTGCGCGGCACCGGCCGCTCCGCGGTCCCGCGGGACGCCTCGTCCTACCGCAGCGACCGCCTCGCCGACGATATCGAAGCGCTGCGCGCGCACCTCGGGCTCGGCCGGATCGACCTGCTCGCCCATTCCGCCGGGGCCAACACCGCGATGCAGTACGCGGCCCGGCACCCGGACCGCGTCGGCCGGCTCGCCCTGATCACCCCCGGCACCCGTGCCGTCGGAACGGTGATCACGGGGGAGGCCCGGCGCGAACTCGCCCTGCTGCGGTCGGGTGAGCCGTGGTTCCCCGCGGCCTTCGCCGCGCTGGAGGCGCTCATCGCGGGCACCGGCGGCGACCGCGAGGCCGTCGGGCCGTTCCTCTACGGCCGCTGGGACGACGAAGCCCGGCGCCACCATGCGGCGGGCAGCCCCGACAACCCGGAGGCGGTCGCCCTGTTCGGGGCCGACGGCGCCTTCGACCCGGAGGCCACCCGCGCGGGCCTCGCCGCCCTCCGCGCCCCGGTGCTCCTGCTCGCCGGGGAGTTCGACCTGAACAGCCCGCCCGGGTCGGTCGAGGCATGCGCGCAGCTGTTCCCCGACGCCACGCTCGTCGTGCAGCCGGGAGCGGGCCACTACCCCTGGCTGGACGACGCCGCCCGGTTCACCGCGGCCGTCGCGGCGTTCCTGGGATGA
- a CDS encoding GNAT family N-acetyltransferase — MPQLIAPSPHLHGTWIAAREEWGPDAHMDGAGLGSGDDVDTPEGFAAWTRKLRRYADRSVPVEHGRVHATYWWITEDDTYLGAIDLRHYLNGFLLDAGGHIGYGIRPSARRRGLATWALTAVLHEARVLGMDRVLLTCDPGNTGSVRTIERGGGVLEDVRETLIGPKRRYWITL, encoded by the coding sequence ATGCCCCAGCTCATCGCCCCCAGCCCCCACCTGCACGGAACCTGGATCGCCGCACGGGAGGAATGGGGACCCGATGCCCACATGGACGGTGCGGGGCTCGGCTCCGGCGACGACGTCGACACCCCGGAGGGCTTCGCGGCCTGGACACGGAAGCTCCGCCGGTACGCGGACCGCTCGGTGCCGGTCGAGCACGGCCGCGTCCACGCGACGTACTGGTGGATCACCGAGGACGACACGTACCTCGGCGCCATCGACCTGCGCCACTACCTCAACGGCTTCCTCCTCGACGCCGGCGGCCACATCGGCTACGGCATAAGGCCCTCGGCCCGCAGGCGCGGCCTGGCCACCTGGGCCCTGACCGCCGTGCTCCACGAGGCGCGGGTCCTCGGCATGGACCGGGTCCTGCTCACCTGCGACCCCGGCAACACGGGGTCCGTCCGCACCATCGAGCGCGGCGGTGGCGTGCTGGAGGACGTGCGCGAGACCCTGATCGGCCCCAAGCGCCGCTACTGGATCACCCTCTGA
- a CDS encoding serine hydrolase has product MPTLVPVPQEALVKTTQLRLRRTCAATAAAGLLLTGAVTAPAYGAPTPGPSASATPSPDADGEFKQITPAVAGQLDAAVRQVMREAQVPGVVVGLWAPGKGSYVKAFGVADKATGEPMRTDFNTRIGSLTKTFTVTALLQLVDQGKVGLDDPIGDYISGVPNGGAITLRELAGMRSGLFNYSEDPDFDKAFTADPDRPFTPQELLDYSFRHPVQFAPDAKFQYSNTNLILLGLVIEKITGRPLAEVVDEDVVDPAGLRRTFFPTGAEFPAPHAQGYTDQTASGKVEVSTDWNPSWAWAAGAMISDLQNLRSWARTLATGTLLTPATQAQRLKTQSVGIPGAGYGLGLFDVQGWIGHNGSLPGYQSLAVYLPQAQATLVVILNTDILHDGQEPSTLFGEAITSIVTPDNVYPGRKPSEPRSG; this is encoded by the coding sequence ATGCCGACCCTGGTCCCCGTACCGCAGGAGGCATTGGTGAAAACGACGCAACTACGGCTTCGCCGGACCTGCGCGGCCACCGCCGCGGCAGGGCTGCTCCTCACCGGGGCCGTCACGGCCCCCGCCTACGGGGCGCCCACCCCCGGACCGTCCGCCTCGGCCACGCCCTCGCCGGACGCGGACGGGGAGTTCAAGCAGATCACCCCGGCTGTCGCGGGCCAGCTCGACGCCGCCGTGCGCCAGGTCATGCGCGAGGCACAGGTGCCCGGTGTGGTCGTGGGCCTGTGGGCACCCGGCAAGGGCAGCTACGTGAAGGCCTTCGGCGTGGCCGACAAGGCGACGGGCGAGCCCATGCGGACGGACTTCAACACGCGCATCGGCAGCCTGACCAAGACGTTCACGGTCACCGCCCTCCTCCAGCTGGTCGACCAGGGCAAGGTCGGCCTCGACGACCCGATCGGCGACTACATCTCCGGCGTGCCGAACGGCGGCGCCATCACCCTGCGCGAACTGGCCGGCATGCGCAGCGGGTTGTTCAACTACAGCGAGGATCCTGACTTCGACAAGGCGTTCACCGCCGACCCCGACCGCCCCTTCACCCCGCAGGAGTTGCTCGACTACTCCTTCAGGCACCCGGTGCAGTTCGCTCCGGACGCGAAGTTCCAGTACTCCAACACCAACCTGATCCTGCTCGGCCTGGTGATCGAGAAGATCACCGGCCGACCGCTCGCCGAGGTGGTCGACGAGGACGTCGTGGACCCGGCCGGACTGCGCCGGACCTTCTTCCCGACCGGCGCGGAGTTCCCCGCTCCGCACGCCCAGGGCTACACCGACCAGACCGCGTCGGGGAAGGTCGAGGTGTCGACGGACTGGAACCCGTCCTGGGCCTGGGCGGCCGGAGCGATGATCTCCGACCTCCAGAACCTGCGCAGCTGGGCCCGTACGCTCGCCACCGGCACGCTCCTGACGCCCGCGACCCAGGCCCAGCGTCTGAAGACCCAGTCGGTCGGCATCCCGGGCGCCGGCTACGGGCTGGGCCTCTTCGACGTCCAGGGCTGGATCGGGCACAACGGTTCGCTCCCCGGCTACCAGAGCCTCGCGGTGTACCTCCCGCAGGCCCAGGCGACCCTGGTCGTCATCCTCAACACCGACATCCTCCACGACGGCCAGGAGCCCAGCACGCTCTTCGGTGAGGCGATCACCTCCATCGTCACCCCGGACAACGTCTACCCCGGCCGCAAGCCGTCGGAGCCGAGGTCCGGCTGA